In the genome of Oncorhynchus clarkii lewisi isolate Uvic-CL-2024 chromosome 22, UVic_Ocla_1.0, whole genome shotgun sequence, one region contains:
- the LOC139380975 gene encoding ankyrin repeat domain-containing protein 50-like: MSGSSHSTSLLRGRRFYCREWALEKLGRCLEARSTPGRPPGVLVTGGPGAGKTALCTEAVWPTSDAGLGLAPRCLGFHFCQREDGRTVAVWRFVLGLVDQLRVSPLLPLGYRDTLDTPLVATTLEPLHCQRDPDDTFKRAVLLPLLGLPPPGQPLFLVVDSLDSGFEYGAGEGSCSAGAPGRNSSISELLSSHQHLFPSWLLLVCSVRRQNKAVCKMFSGFRKLCLDDLRKPAPVRDVQQYILRRLDQEGALRRQLTPETADMLNLLHIKSGCCFLFLERVLDGVAGALVGLREIRDIPGTLNGLYLWLCQRLFPRCLFLEVRPLLNALLASPRPFTTQEIYTATWTQDMSLSPMDFQSRLKALSTLLIDGPGGSKLLFHASFAEWLTDVKYCTQKYLCSVSEGHTMLAMALTLRAPHLNTEDTCQMGSHLISSGMHKDKPALLALWLLWADVAPLASSSYPSSPASQPPVLVKQEVLQLLMKSGVFPPSCAPDRGPNMGVHCAGQGGTIIRRVLERQDSMRMLLDSGVSVNRTDPTDGRTLLARAAHAGSADVAILLLSRGADPLISDHQGQTPLTLSARQGHVKVLGMLLDWARGQQPEAAVSMVEHADSEGWTALRSAAWGGHTEAVHLLLDAGADVDGCDAEGRSALRAAAWGGHEEILLTLLDYRAQVDMADREGRTPLIAAAYMGHREAVEILLDHCAEVDLADGDGRTALSVAALCVPTAAGVKGYGDVASLLLERGADPGHRDRNGMTPLLLAAYEGHEEVVELLLEAGADVDESAGPHAAAASAAVTPLLAAAAMGHTKTVGRVLFWGASVDSIDGEGRTALSLAAAQGSVEVVRALLDRGLDENHKDDLGWTPLHAAACEGHRGICAILMESGSMARVGEMDIEGRTPLILAAQEGHCGTVRLLLDHRSPIDHRAYDGHSALSAAALEDHAEVMELLMRRGTDTDVRDAEGRPLLYLLVLEGHLDMAALLIEKGGVPLESRDMEGRTALHVATWQGNLEAVGLLVSHGADPNAQDGEGRPPLHSVAWRGHVAPGRLLLEVRGINVDLACRQQGATALSIAAQEGHANIVAMLLEGGANPDHIDKYGRSPVKVAGKRGHFTIVRMLESYGAKPYSSLLPQSNTRSPKSSTVKSLYSTCSESNEASVSTSSASASCSPGSTAEHFHSIQSSQTSSSTAHSLATVQTVPADSLSFTQQIQQHSLPRSRFGHSTLPPPDSAHGSLHSSSRRAQCPKASPPPPTLCTVTAMVHDSEQPCKGYPLGFDYPSKHKPPSLIQEERSQYEGGRWNSVMASLGVTPGQDGPKNRNCLPMGYPYELQNPAQRETREENQKMSIKSSSALSPPCMVVMTTTDPQLNLKQAIKLQFEGPTSAALYKRETPL, encoded by the exons ATGAGTGGCAGCAGCCATAGCACCAGCCTACTTCGGGGCCGCCGCTTCTACTGCCGGGAATGGGCCCTGGAAAAGCTTGGGCGCTGTCTGGAGGCCAGGTCCACTCCCGGCCGGCCCCCGGGGGTCCTGGTGACTGGGGGGCCCGGGGCAGGGAAGACAGCCCTATGCACAGAGGCAGTATGGCCCACATCGGACGCAGGGCTTGGGTTGGCACCACGCTGTTTGGGGTTTCACTTCTGCCAGCGGGAGGACGGGAGGACCGTGGCGGTGTGGAGGTTTGTCCTGGGCCTGGTGGATCAGCTGAGGGTcagccccctcctccccctgggGTACAGGGACACACTGGACACCCCCTTGGTGGCGACCACCTTGGAGCCCCTACACTGCCAGAGGGACCCGGATGACACCTTCAAAAG ggcagtGTTATTGCCTTTGCTGGGCCTCCCTCCCCCAGGGCAGCCCTTGTTTCTGGTTGTGGACTCCCTGGACTCTGGGTTTGAGTATGGGGCCGGTGAGGGGTCATGCAGTGCTGGGGCTCCAGGGAGGAACAGCTCTATCTCAGAGCTCCTGTCCAGCCACCAGCACCTCTTCCCCAGCTGGCTGCTCCTGGTCTGCTCTGTCCGCAGACAGAACAAGGCTGTGTGTAAGATGTTCTCAG gtttCCGTAAGCTGTGTCTGGATGACCTGCGGAAGCCGGCGCCAGTGCGTGACGTGCAGCAGTACATCTTGCGGAGGCTGGACCAGGAAGGGGCGCTCCGCCGTCAGCTGACCCCCGAGACAGCCGACATGCTCAACCTGCTGCACATCAAGAGTGGCTGCTGCTTCCTGTTTCTGGAACGCGTTCTAGACGGCGTGGCGGGGGCCTTGGTGGGTCTCCGGGAGATCCGAGACATCCCCGGGACCCTCAACGGCCTCTACCTGTGGCTCTGCCAGAGACTCTTCCCCAGGTGCCTGTTCCTTGAGGTTAGGCCCCTCCTCAACGCCCTCCTGGCCTCCCCTAGGCCCTTCACCACCCAGGAGATCTACACAGCCACCTGGACCCAGGACATGTCCCTCAGCCCTATGGACTTCCAGAGCAGGCTGAAGGCTCTGTCTACGCTGCTCATCGACGGGCCGGGAGGCAGCAAGCTTCTGTTCCATGCTAGTTTTGCAGAGTGGCTGACGGACGTGAAGTATTGCACCCAGAAGTATCTGTGTAGCGTGTCTGAGGGACACACCATGCTGGCCATGGCTCTCACCCTGCGCGCCCCACACCTTAACACAGAGGACACCTGTCAGATGGGCTCGCACCTGATCAGCTCAGGCATGCACAAGGACAAACCTGCCCTCCTGGCTCTATGGCTGTTGTGGGCAGATGTGGCCCCTCTGGCTAGCTCCTCATACCCCTCTTCCCCTGCCTCTCAGCCCCCTGTCCTGGTCAAGCAGGAGGTCCTCCAACTGCTGATGAAGAGTGGGGTGTTCCCTCCCTCTTGCGCCCCAGACAGAGGCCCCAACATGGGGGTACACTGTGCAGGACAAGGGGGGACCATCATCCGGCGGGTGCTGGAGAGGCAGGACTCAATGAGGATGCTCTTGGACAGCGGGGTCAGTGTGAACCGGACCGACCCCACAGACGGACGCACCCTGCTGGCCAGGGCGGCTCACGCAGGCTCAGCCGACGTTGCCATCCTGCTCTTGTCCCGAGGGGCTGACCCTTTGATCAGTGACCACCAGGGCCAGACACCCCTGACGCTGTCTGCCAGGCAGGGCCATGTTAAGGTGCTGGGAATGCTGCTGGACTGGGCCAGGGGTCAGCAGCCAGAGGCCGCCGTGAGTATGGTGGAACACGCGGACAGCGAGGGCTGGACAGCCTTGCGGTCTGCGGCCTGGGGGGGTCACACTGAGGCAGTGCACCTGCTGCTAGATGCGGGGGCGGACGTGGACGGGTGTGATGCGGAGGGCCGGTCGGCGCTGAGGGCGGCAGCCTGGGGGGGTCATGAGGAGATCCTCCTCACACTGCTGGACTACAGAGCGCAGGTGGACATGGCAGACCGGGAGGGCCGCACGCCGCTGATCGCTGCCGCCTACATGGGACACAGGGAGGCAGTAGAGATCCTGCTAGACCACTGTGCGGAGGTCGACTTGGCCGATGGAGACGGACGTACTGCCTTGTCCGTGGCTGCCCTCTGTGTGCCCACAGCAGCCGGGGTCAAGGGTTATGGAGACGTGGCCAGCCTGCTGTTGGAGAGAGGGGCTGACCCGGGGCACAGGGACCGGAATGGGATGACCCCTCTGCTGCTGGCGGCGTATGAAGGTCACGAGGAGGTGGTAGAACTGTTATTAGAAGCTGGGGCCGACGTAGACGAGAGCGCCGGGCCACATGCCGCCGCCGCTTCTGCTGCTGTCACCCCACTGTTGGCGGCAGCCGCCATGGGCCATACTAAGACGGTGGGCAGGGTGCTGTTCTGGGGCGCCTCGGTGGATAGCATCGATGGGGAGGGTCGTACAGCTCTGAGCCTGGCAGCAGCACAGGGCAGCGTGGAGGTGGTCAGAGCTCTCCTGGACCGAGGGCTGGATGAGAACCATAAAGATGATCTGGGCTGGACCCCGCTGCACGCCGCCGCCTGCGAGGGCCACCGGGGGATATGTGCCATCCTGATGGAGAGTGGGAGCATGGCACGTGTCGGAGAGATGGACATCGAGGGACGGACGCCCCTCATCTTGGCTGCGCAGGAGGGCCACTGTGGCACGGTGAGGCTGCTGCTGGACCACCGTTCACCCATTGACCACCGGGCGTACGACGGCCACTCTGCGCTGAGCGCCGCCGCCCTGGAGGACCACGCTGAGGTGATGGAGCTACTGATGAGGCGCGGCACCGACACGGATGTACGGGACGCAGAGGGCCGTCCGCTGCTCTACCTCCTGGTTCTGGAGGGACATCTGGACATGGCTGCCCTCCTCATAGAGAAAGGGGGCGTTCCCTTGGAGTCCCGGGACATGGAGGGGCGTACGGCGCTGCACGTGGCCACCTGGCAGGGCAACCTGGAGGCGGTGGGGCTGCTGGTGAGCCATGGGGCGGACCCTAACGCCCAGGATGGGGAGGGACGACCCCCCCTGCACTCTGTAGCCTGGCGGGGTCATGTGGCGCCTGGTCGTCTGCTCCTGGAGGTCAGGGGGATCAACGTGGATCTGGCCTGTAGACAGCAGGGGGCCACTGCACTGAGCATCGCGGCTCAGGAGGGCCACGCCAACATCGTTGCCATGCTACTGGAGGGAGGGGCCAACCCGGACCACATAGACAAGTACGGCCGCAGCCCCGTCAAGGTAGCCGGAAAGCGGGGCCACTTCACCATCGTCAGGATGCTGGAGAGCTACGGAGCCAAACCGTACTCAAGCCTTCTGCCCCAATCGAATACCCGGTCGCCCAAGTCATCCACTGTGAAGAGCCTGTACTCAACCTGCTCAGAGAGTAACGAGGCTAGCGTCTCCACCTCCTCAGCCTCGGCCTCCTGCTCCCCAGGCTCCACAGCCGAGCACTTCCACTCCATCCAGAGCTCCcagacatcctcctccacagcCCACTCCCTGGCCACGGTGCAGACCGTCCCCGCTGACAGCCTGTCTTTCACCCAGCAGATCCAGCAGCACTCCCTCCCCCGCAGCCGATTTGGCCATTCCACCCTGCCTCCGCCAGACTCCGCTCATGGCAGCCTGCACAGCAGCAGCCGCAGGGCCCAATGCCCTAAGGCCAGCCCTCCTCCACCCACCCTCTGCACAGTCACGGCCATGGTACATGACTCTGAGCAGCCTTGCAAAGGCTACCCATTAGGATTCGACTATCCCAGTAAACACAAACCCCCCAGCCTGATCCAGGAGGAGAGGTCTCAGTACGAAGGGGGGAGGTGGAACTCTGTTATGGCTTCTCTAGGGGTGACGCCTGGACAAGATGGCCCCAAAAACAGGAACTGTCTCCCTATGGGCTACCCTTACGAGCTCCAGAACCCGgcccagagagagacacgggAGGAGAACCAGAAGATGTCTATAAAGTCCAGTAGTGCCTTATCTCCTCCCTGCATGGTGGTCATGACGACCACGGACCCCCAGCTCAACCTGAAACAGGCCATCAAGCTGCAATTTGAAGGGCCCACCAGCGCTGCCTTATACAAAAGAGAGACGCCCCTGTGA